Proteins found in one Prosthecobacter sp. genomic segment:
- a CDS encoding serine/threonine-protein kinase yields MSEVNPSSRPGSGSKPSGMWQPPTLEEMQAMLPQYRFESLLGRGGMGAVYKAVQVSLDRAVAVKVLPGDLIDDTDAQFAERFKNEARTMAKMNHPSIVNVYDFGETQTGLLYIVMEFIDGTDVSKMIVSQGKLPEDYALSITAHVCDALNYAHRNGVIHRDIKPANILINMDGAVKVAAVGLA; encoded by the coding sequence ATGTCTGAAGTGAATCCCTCCTCCCGCCCTGGTTCTGGTTCCAAGCCGTCCGGTATGTGGCAGCCGCCGACGCTGGAGGAAATGCAGGCGATGCTGCCGCAATATCGGTTTGAGTCGTTGCTGGGACGCGGTGGCATGGGGGCGGTTTACAAGGCGGTGCAGGTCTCGCTGGACCGTGCGGTGGCGGTCAAGGTGCTGCCCGGTGATCTGATCGACGACACGGATGCGCAGTTCGCCGAGCGCTTCAAGAACGAGGCGCGCACGATGGCGAAGATGAATCATCCGAGCATCGTCAACGTGTACGATTTTGGTGAGACGCAGACGGGACTGCTCTACATCGTGATGGAGTTCATTGACGGGACAGACGTGTCCAAAATGATCGTTTCCCAGGGCAAGCTGCCGGAAGATTACGCGCTCTCCATCACGGCGCATGTGTGTGACGCGCTGAACTACGCGCACCGCAATGGTGTGATCCACCGCGACATCAAACCGGCCAATATTTTGATCAATATGGACGGTGCGGTGAAGGTGGCGGCCGTCGGCTTGGCGTAG
- a CDS encoding protein kinase: protein MSTDSRPASSHAGSKPSGMWQPPTLEEMQAMLPQYQFVSLLGRGGMGAVYKAMQVSLDRAVAIKVLPGDLIDDTDAQFAERFKNEARTMAKMNHPAIVNVYDFGETQTGLLFIVMEFIDGTDVSKMIMSQGKLPPDYALAITAHVCDALNYAHSHSIVHRDIKPANILINMEGAVKVADFGLAKQSDAGAGGLTKTNMAMGTPDFVAPEALIPGVPLDGRADLYAIGVMLYQMLTGEIPRGMWTMPSAKLGTDPRFDAIIGKAMQTDREARYQTAASIRRDLDVIMTTPPAAVKKPAGQGPQAPQQRSADAPIRNQAAAKPADRALASAATKKSSTGFYLGVAATIIVLGALVFLFSGGKEPVSAPEPAGKTKVVAETPAPKPKTPKPAPSVPTPRVPLTAPVPTLTAKAVDVLPAIVLEQDVVYGDWKMQPDGLRYGGRKGKVNSIIELPFICSGSYVIEAEVSTVPTPGDMVFHLPFAKESGTGQDDISFMVDHAKGQRAGFAYFEGESLGGKRNPAWVDMAVPLGQKSRLTVKVELKKPGRIAFSAWRDGMPLVGWEGDRRLTTGAAHVWRPKNQPCFAIGTTLDGTVFHRIRVEALDGEIQWLRAPATVAKAASAPMPVTTPAPVAPDTVDTAPWTGALPLLPLVDVQKDTVKAGWTREGGDLVSGSKHQPALVELPVIPPEEYDLRLRFTRKELQENIFVVLSRGEHSVLWSGGVGQNTIFGFGHYRGGASLKSLMTANPSLKTVRSCFEADRAYTVQIAVRKTGVAAYLDGAKVSALPADLAEMQTPDAFKVRTAGALGLGSFKTSYAVHAIELREVTGKVKYLREQPAADLVAQRLAQLEQQFLVAYEKQAGAAHKVAVADLNTKFSAALDRSIATVSQAGKLDEALALRNEKTLIQTSGTVPAEDAADTAATLQTLRKTYRATMTTLRATRDKNTAPLHAAYDRALAVYQEELTKAQKLDEALRVKAVRDHVGTQRDPGAGAASLQPGKADPGAKMAPLLGQGANAAVPTAPIAPPLSADKVLPLPPKATPEEVRALVEWAIGVKKGRVLVMDGGVPRRFDSLDKLPKGRLTLLEFFIYELPMDDEGKKWLAVLGRVPELEYVGFNKNPGTFPVELLRGLTKLKKLWITPTAVDDAAFAHLSGLKKLETLHINYMCRQFTGMGLGYINENLLELHTNSPTLSAEGMAYLPRFKKLQRLYLPGDSLAGRGGSLTDAMLAGLAALPDLEELDVSERNLDGSFLAYLPANSKLKRLNLQEITTFKPQHLTHLARLKSLEVLTLPPLDPGPTGMAAIASLGLLRELHVIGNTTFTGESVKGLKGFGSLTNLSLNVCPLTDAGLEAIAGAMPGLQHLSMDMGMNAKNKATITPEGLSSHLGRLRGMTSLLLNGDGFSDDWTPHVAQLKGVSYLMLTGARVTDQGVAHLMKLPLGYFRLEGTQVTDAVIPILKTCPTLNSVPVGGTQMTDAGKAELKRLLDANKGK, encoded by the coding sequence ATGAGCACTGATTCCCGCCCCGCCTCCTCCCATGCCGGCTCCAAGCCCTCCGGCATGTGGCAGCCGCCGACGTTGGAGGAGATGCAGGCGATGCTGCCACAGTATCAGTTTGTCTCACTGCTCGGGCGTGGTGGCATGGGGGCGGTTTATAAAGCGATGCAAGTGTCGCTGGACCGCGCGGTGGCGATCAAGGTGCTGCCGGGGGATTTGATTGATGACACGGATGCGCAGTTCGCCGAGCGCTTCAAGAACGAGGCGCGCACGATGGCGAAGATGAACCATCCGGCGATTGTGAACGTGTATGACTTCGGCGAGACGCAGACCGGACTGCTGTTCATCGTCATGGAGTTCATTGATGGCACGGATGTGTCCAAAATGATCATGTCGCAGGGCAAGCTGCCGCCGGATTACGCGCTGGCGATCACGGCGCATGTGTGTGACGCGCTGAACTACGCGCACAGCCACAGCATCGTCCACCGCGACATCAAACCGGCGAACATCCTCATCAACATGGAAGGTGCGGTCAAAGTGGCCGATTTCGGCTTGGCCAAGCAGAGCGATGCCGGAGCCGGTGGCCTGACAAAAACGAACATGGCGATGGGCACGCCCGATTTCGTGGCCCCGGAGGCGCTGATTCCCGGTGTGCCGCTGGATGGCCGCGCCGACTTGTATGCCATCGGTGTGATGCTCTACCAAATGCTCACCGGGGAAATCCCGCGCGGCATGTGGACGATGCCAAGCGCGAAGCTGGGCACCGATCCGCGCTTTGACGCGATCATCGGCAAAGCGATGCAGACCGATCGCGAGGCGCGCTATCAGACGGCGGCGTCGATCCGCCGCGATCTGGATGTGATCATGACCACGCCGCCTGCCGCTGTGAAAAAACCAGCGGGGCAGGGGCCGCAAGCACCGCAGCAGCGGAGCGCGGATGCCCCCATCCGCAATCAAGCCGCAGCGAAGCCTGCGGACCGCGCTCTGGCGAGCGCAGCTACAAAGAAATCCAGCACCGGATTCTACCTTGGCGTGGCAGCAACGATCATCGTGCTCGGTGCGTTGGTGTTTCTGTTTTCAGGCGGGAAGGAGCCAGTTTCAGCACCGGAACCCGCAGGAAAAACCAAGGTGGTGGCGGAAACGCCCGCGCCCAAGCCGAAGACACCGAAGCCAGCGCCGTCTGTTCCCACTCCACGCGTGCCACTCACCGCGCCAGTGCCCACCTTGACCGCGAAGGCGGTGGATGTGCTGCCCGCTATCGTCCTGGAGCAGGATGTCGTGTACGGCGATTGGAAAATGCAGCCCGACGGTCTGAGGTATGGCGGACGCAAAGGCAAAGTGAACTCAATCATCGAACTGCCGTTCATATGCAGCGGGAGTTACGTCATCGAAGCCGAGGTCTCCACAGTGCCGACGCCCGGTGACATGGTGTTTCATCTGCCCTTCGCCAAAGAAAGCGGCACCGGACAGGACGACATTTCCTTCATGGTGGATCACGCCAAGGGACAGCGCGCAGGCTTCGCCTACTTCGAGGGAGAAAGCCTTGGCGGCAAAAGAAACCCCGCTTGGGTCGATATGGCCGTGCCGTTGGGGCAGAAAAGCCGCCTGACCGTGAAGGTTGAATTGAAGAAACCGGGCCGCATCGCTTTCAGTGCCTGGCGGGACGGCATGCCGCTCGTCGGCTGGGAGGGAGACCGCCGCCTGACCACGGGAGCCGCGCACGTGTGGCGGCCCAAGAACCAGCCGTGTTTCGCCATCGGTACCACGCTGGACGGCACCGTGTTCCACCGCATCCGCGTGGAGGCGCTCGATGGCGAAATCCAATGGCTGCGCGCTCCGGCCACCGTCGCCAAAGCCGCGTCTGCGCCGATGCCGGTCACGACTCCCGCACCCGTCGCACCCGACACTGTGGACACCGCGCCTTGGACCGGTGCGCTCCCATTGCTGCCGTTGGTGGATGTGCAGAAAGACACGGTGAAGGCAGGATGGACGCGTGAGGGTGGCGATCTGGTCTCTGGCAGCAAGCACCAGCCTGCCCTGGTGGAACTGCCGGTGATTCCGCCGGAGGAGTATGACCTGCGTCTCCGCTTCACGAGGAAGGAACTGCAAGAGAATATCTTCGTGGTGCTTTCGCGTGGAGAACATTCCGTTCTCTGGTCTGGTGGAGTTGGGCAAAACACAATTTTCGGCTTCGGCCACTATCGGGGCGGAGCGAGTCTAAAGAGTCTGATGACCGCTAATCCCAGCTTGAAAACGGTGAGATCCTGCTTCGAGGCAGACCGTGCATACACCGTGCAAATCGCTGTTCGGAAGACAGGAGTCGCCGCCTACCTCGACGGAGCAAAGGTTTCGGCCCTGCCCGCCGATCTGGCGGAAATGCAGACGCCAGATGCTTTCAAGGTGCGTACGGCGGGTGCTCTTGGCCTCGGTTCCTTCAAGACATCCTATGCCGTTCATGCCATCGAGCTGCGCGAGGTCACAGGGAAGGTGAAGTATCTGCGGGAACAGCCTGCCGCCGATCTCGTGGCCCAGCGGCTCGCGCAACTGGAGCAGCAGTTCCTCGTCGCCTACGAAAAGCAGGCGGGAGCCGCGCATAAGGTAGCGGTGGCTGATTTGAATACGAAATTCAGCGCCGCGCTGGATCGCAGCATCGCCACGGTATCGCAAGCCGGGAAGCTGGATGAGGCGCTGGCGCTGCGGAACGAGAAGACGCTCATCCAGACCAGCGGCACCGTGCCTGCGGAGGATGCGGCGGACACAGCGGCTACTTTGCAGACGCTGCGCAAGACCTACCGCGCCACGATGACCACGCTGCGCGCCACTCGTGACAAAAACACCGCGCCGCTGCACGCTGCGTATGATCGGGCGCTGGCCGTGTATCAGGAGGAACTCACCAAGGCGCAGAAACTTGATGAAGCGCTGCGCGTGAAGGCGGTGCGAGATCATGTGGGCACGCAACGTGATCCAGGAGCGGGGGCTGCCAGCCTCCAGCCTGGAAAAGCCGATCCAGGGGCCAAGATGGCCCCTCTCCTGGGGCAAGGTGCGAACGCCGCCGTTCCCACTGCTCCGATCGCCCCGCCATTGTCTGCGGACAAAGTTTTGCCACTGCCGCCCAAAGCCACGCCGGAGGAGGTGCGCGCGCTCGTGGAATGGGCGATCGGGGTGAAGAAGGGTCGCGTGTTGGTGATGGACGGCGGGGTGCCTCGGCGCTTCGATAGCCTCGATAAACTACCGAAGGGCAGGCTCACGCTGTTGGAATTCTTCATTTACGAGCTGCCGATGGATGATGAGGGGAAGAAATGGCTCGCCGTCCTTGGCCGGGTGCCAGAGTTGGAATACGTCGGCTTCAACAAGAACCCTGGCACCTTCCCGGTGGAGTTGTTGCGTGGTCTGACGAAGCTCAAGAAGTTGTGGATCACGCCCACCGCAGTGGATGATGCGGCTTTCGCACATCTCAGCGGCTTGAAAAAGCTGGAGACGCTGCACATCAATTACATGTGCAGACAATTCACCGGCATGGGCCTCGGCTACATCAACGAGAACCTGCTCGAACTGCATACAAACAGCCCGACCCTCAGCGCTGAGGGCATGGCGTATCTGCCGCGCTTCAAGAAGTTGCAACGTTTGTACCTGCCGGGTGACAGCCTTGCCGGACGCGGCGGTTCCCTCACGGACGCCATGCTCGCCGGACTCGCAGCACTGCCGGACCTGGAGGAACTGGATGTTTCGGAGAGAAATCTGGACGGCTCCTTTCTCGCGTATCTCCCCGCGAACTCGAAGCTGAAGCGGCTCAATCTTCAAGAGATCACGACGTTCAAGCCCCAGCACCTGACACACCTAGCCAGGCTCAAAAGTCTGGAAGTGCTCACGCTGCCGCCGCTGGATCCCGGTCCCACCGGCATGGCGGCCATCGCCAGCCTGGGCCTGCTGCGTGAACTCCATGTGATCGGCAACACCACATTTACTGGCGAATCCGTCAAGGGACTGAAGGGGTTCGGCAGTCTCACAAATCTGAGTCTGAACGTCTGCCCGCTCACGGATGCGGGT